The region CGGCGTTGACCGGCGGTGCGCGGGTCCTTCGTGCCGTCGATAGAAAGCTTGGGCGCGGCCAGCGCGTCTAGGACGGTCAGCAGTCGTTCGGCCAGTTCGGCGGTTGCCTCACCGGTGATGCTGGCGGACCCGTCCGGGCGCTGCCGGATGGTCAGGTCGCGGTGCCGGTCGCGGTAGGCGACGTCGGCCAAGGTGCCGTCCTGATCCAGCAGCGTCGTCACCCGCAGCGCCAGCGTGCCGAGTTGGTGCGGATCGAACTGCGTCGCGTACTCCACCAGGTCGGCCTCGACCCGGGCGCCGTCCTCGACCTGCACCACGTCCGGCAGCCGCTCCACCGCGGCGACGATCACCTGCGCGTGCCGGG is a window of Jatrophihabitans endophyticus DNA encoding:
- a CDS encoding DUF222 domain-containing protein; this encodes MSSVVDDLVPVDLARCDDDVLLESWRELERTRNRLAAMEHRLIAEAERRGLPFTCGAKNTAAFVRGLLRVHPREAVARVRAADAAAGRTTLTGETVPAPFPRVAAAQTEGTISPRHAQVIVAAVERLPDVVQVEDGARVEADLVEYATQFDPHQLGTLALRVTTLLDQDGTLADVAYRDRHRDLTIRQRPDGSASITGEATAELAERLLTVLDALAAPKLSIDGTKDPRTAGQRR